GACCTCGTTGGGTGGGCCCAGGCCCACCTCTTTCGCAGCCTATTTCCGCACTCGTTGGTGGGCCTGGGCCCACCCTACGGTGTAGCTCATGGTTTCAGAGACGCGGAGCGAGGAACTGCACGAAGTCGCCACATCCGAACCCGAACAGGAGCAGCTGCAGCAGGTGCGGTCCGACCGCATCGAGCGGGCCATCGCCTTCGCCAAGGAGGCGGCGAAGCTGTGCGCGGATCTGAAGTGCCGCGATGTCCGCGTGCTCGACGTCAGCAAGGTTTCGCCCGTGACCGACGTGTTGGTCCTGGCCACCGGCGCTAGCCCGCGTCAGATGCGGGCGGTGGCCGAGCAAGTGGTCGAGGCGGCCGAGCCGTACGACCTGTCGCCGATGAGCTCGTTCAAGCGCAGCGAGGCCGACGACCGCTGGATCGCGCTCGACCTGATCGACGTGGTCGTCCACCTCTTCGACGAAGAGGCCCGCGGCTTCTACGACCTCGACGGCCTCTGGGGCGACACGCCCGAAGTGAAGTGGTTCGAGCACGAAGTGGCCGGGTCGGCCGCTCCGTCATCCTGAGCGAGCAAAGCGAGTCGAAGGACCTCGCCTGAAGTCGCGGCTTCCGCTGCGAGGTCCCTCGGCTGCGCTCGGGAGGACGGACCCTTGGCCTGCGGGTCGCAGTTGTGCCGGCTATGCTCTCCGCCCATGGCCAAGGCACGCGCGATCCTCAAACGCCGCAAGGCGGTCAAGAACATCCGCAAGATCACCAAGACCATGCAGATGATCGCGACGGCCAAGTTCCAGAAGTCGCTCAAGCGCGCCACCGGAACCAAGCCCTACACCGCCAAGATTCGCGAACTCGTCGAAGAGCTCGCCGCCACCGTTGGCAACGTCGAGCACCCGCTCCTGAAGCGCGTCACCCCGGACAACAAGGTCGGCCGAATCGCTCTGGTCGTCCTCACGAGCGATCGCGGCCTTGCCGGGGCGTATAACGGTAGCGTTCTCCGTGCAGCGGATCGTTTCCTGCGTGGTTGTGACAACGCCAACAGCGAGGTCGACCTCCATATCGCCGGCAAGAAGGGCGTGGCCTACTTCAAGTTTCAGGGCCGGGAGATGGACGACCAGATCGTCATCGGCGACGAGCCGACGAGCGAGAAGGTTCGCCCGCTGGCCGAGCGGCTGATCAGCGACTTTTGCGAGGGCCGGGTCGACGCGGTCTACGTCGCGTACATGAACTTCATCAGCACCGGCGTGCAACGGCCGGAGGTCTCGGCACTACTTCCGCTGAGCGGCGTGAAGGAACTCGTGGACGACCTCGCTCAACAGGCGGCCGAACGCGACGCCCAGATCGCCGCTGGCATGCTCGACGCGACCAACGTCGGCGACGTCGATGCCTCGGCAGAGGAAGTCGTCACCACGGGCGAGGTCGAGTACGACTTCAGTCCGTCTGCCGAAGAGTTGCTCGGCGAACTGCTGCCGCTGACGGTCAAGAGTGCGTTCCTGCAGTGCTTCCTCGACGCCACCACCAGCGAGCACGTCGCTCGGATGGTCGCCATGAAGAGCGCCACCGACAACGCCGACAAGATGGGTAAGGCTCTCCAACTTCAGTACAACCGCGCCCGCCAGAGCCAGATCACCACCGAGCTGTCCGAAATCATGGGCGGCGTCGAGGCGATGGGCTGATGTCGCTCTAACGCCCGGCGATAGCGCTGCGTCGCGTGAAGACAAAGGGACGCGGAAGCGCCAACCAGATGCCCCGCCTTAACCAACGCGCCGAACTCGTCGTCACGCCACGACGGTCCTCGATGGTGTGAATCGCGTTCGGCAACCGTGTCTGTGGCTGTGAACCGTGCCGGTCAGGACGATCTTCGACACGGTGAAGTCCGACAGATCGCAGCTGGTCTTCGCGAAGCAAGAGGCGTGTCGGCAGATCAGATCCAGGCCAACGTACTCCCCCTCGAGAGCGCCGACTGCGCCTGCCGAATCGAACGCGCGACCTTGAGCCGCTTCGCCCGTCCGATCACGGGACGCGGCAGCGACCGTTTGGCGATGTCTTTGAGCGTCCCCGTCACAGCGCCAGCGTAGTGGCTCCGACGCTCATTCGCGAAGGACTTTCAATGCGTCAGAGTCCGAACGAGGCGCTCACTCGCCACGACCGATCGAGATGCCAGTCGGCGTGAGTGTGACGACGTGATCGACAATCGGGCCGTCCTCGCTGCCGGGTTCGCCCGAGACGCGCCACCAGTCTACCTCCGAAATGGCGGGCTCATTCGGGGTCATCACAAACGTGCCGACGACCCCGCCGATCAGCAGCGCCCACCCAGGCAGCGTCCACCACGAGCGGCCCCGGCGACGGCTGGGCGACAGACGCAGCATCAGCCACTCCGCCGGGCCGAGCACCAGGCCGAGCGCGATGAGCGCGACGAACGTCCGTCCGGCGACAGGCGGCTCGACGGCGTCGGCGTGCGTTCGGTCTGCCAACGGAATCGCCGGCAACGTCGTCGGGCGGACGTGATGGAAGACGACCACGCCTTGGCCGACATCGGCCGAGGTCGAGTCATTCGCAGGATCGACGCCGTCGAGCAGCCAGCGTCCCGTGCCATCCGCATCCGCCACGCGTTGCGTCGGCACGCCCGGCAGCAGCGTGACGATCGGCCCGCTCTGCGGTGCCGATCCGTCGTCGAGCCACAGGTGGAGCAGGCCGCCGTCGCGGACCCACTCCGCGATCGCCGCCTGGGCTTCCGGAGCGATGTCGCGTGGCCGAAAGTCGGCAAGGACGAGCGCATCGACCGCCTCGTACGCGACGGCCGCGGTCGGCAGCAGCCTCGGCGGAATCCGCGTCGCCTCGGCGTCGACTGATCCGCCCGCGACAACGACGAGCGGCTCCGCGTCCGCGACGATCAGCGCCGCCTCATCCGCCGGTGCCCGCGGCGTCCTCGGCCAGTGGCCCAGCGTCGCACCCGTCTCGGCGTCAGCGACCCGCAGGTGAATCGCCCACGGGTCGATATCCACCGGCAGCGTCGCCAGGAACGTCTGCCGCCCCGGATTCAGCGTCGCGGGCTGCCGCAACACCATCGCCTGCCGCCCGGTCTGCGGGACGTACCACTCCAACACGACGGCCTGCAGCGTGTCGCTGTCGATCATCGCCACCGCCGGATGCCAGTGGCCGGGCCGAACGAGGTCGTTCCACCCGACGCTCGCATCGAGCCGCGTGACGTCCGCCTTGGCCGCGGTGGCGACGAGGAGGGCGAGCACGACGAGGCCGAGGGTCCGCACGTCGGGAGCGTACCGCATCGCGTCGTGGTACGGTGCGGACGGTGTCGGTGTGGCTCCTGATCCTCGGCATGACGCTCGGCGTCGTGCTGCTCGTCCTCGGCCTCCGCGGCCGACGTGTCGACGACCACCCCCTCTGCCGCCGCTGCCGGCGAGACCTCTTCGGCTTGGCGGACGTCACCACCTGCCCCGAATGCGGCCATGATCCCCAGCCGGTTCGGATCGGCAACCGCGAGCGAAGGCCGCGATTCGTCGGCTTCGGCGTGACGCTTCTCACGCTCGCCGCGTTGCCACTGGCGGCAGTCGTGACGGTGTCAGTGGCTGACATCGACCTGAACCGCCACAAGCCGGTGTGGCTGCTGATGCGGGAGAGCCGGACTTCGGTCGAAGCGGTCGAAGAGCTCCGCAGCCGGCAGACGCAGCGAATACTCACGCCGGCGCAAGTAGAGCAGATGGCTGAGACCTTCCTTCGGCACCAAGCTGATCTGGATCTGCCTTGGCTCGACGGTAAGGGCGATTGCATTCAGGACGCGTTCTTCGCCGGCAACATCGATGAGGGCGAATGGCTGAGGTTTCTCGCTCAGGCGTTGTCACCGGCGATCGTGGTCCAAGAGACCCCATGTGCAGGGTCTGATGTCCACTTCGAGTTCAACCAGGCTGCGGCCAGAGGACCAGACCTCGGTTCGACGTTCTGCAAGATCGTGCTCATAGTCGATGGTGCGACGTTTGCCACTGAGCAACTCACTCTTGCCAGCGTCAGTCTCAACGACAGCGAGGATTGGCTTATCCTCAGTCGCTCCGATGACTACCGCGTCTCGGGCGGAGCACCAGCGTTCGAAGATGGCGAGGTGGTGGAAATCGTTTTGCTTGAGGCGTTCAACGTGTTGGGGTTCAAGCACGGTCGCGGAGCGGTCGAATTCTCAGCGGATGACCAAGTGAAACAGCCACTTGCACGCGTGCGAGCGGGGCCCGTGTGCAGCGAACGTCCGACCTGCATCCACAAGGAAGAAGGCTGGTACGGACCTCCGACAGCATCGCCTACCGCGGACGGCGTTTGACCCCGGCCCCGGCGTACCGAACACTTGCGTCCCGCCTTGCGATGACGACCAGCGCCCACAGCTTCCACAAGAGCCTGCTGCTGGCCGTCGTCGTGTTCACGATGTGTGCCGACGGCGGGGTCGTGCCGGAGCAGGTCGTCCTGCGCGCCGCGGCGGCGGTCGGGACGGCGAAGGCGGAGACGCCGCAGCAGCGGGCGGCGGAGCGGCGGGAAGTTCGGCGTCAACAGCAGCAACCCGCCGTTCGAGCGGCCGTCGTCGATCGGGCGGAGCGGGTCGTCGCCGCTGCGAGGCCGCGGGCGACGGACAGGTTGGAGGATGGGGTTCGGCTGACGTTCGAGCAGTTGCGGTTGCCGCCGCCGGGTGTGGCGTGATGGTTTGTTTGTTTCCTGCGTGACGCGGTTCGTGCACCGCGTGCTTTTCCATCTCGTCCGTCCAGAGACCCGAGCCTTTCGGCCCGGCGTCGCCTTCTCACCCGCTCATCCCATGAACTTCGTTGGTAAGTCCCTCACCAAAGTCTTCGGTTCGCGCAACGACCGCCTGCTGAAGAAGTACCGCAAAATCGTCCAGCAGATCAACGACGCCGAGCCCGCCGCCCGGGCCAAGACCGACGCCGAGCTTCGCGACCGCACGCAAGAGCTGCGCAAGCAGATCGTCGCGGGCGACACGACCATCGACGCCGTCCTGCCCGAGGCGATGTCGATCATCCGCGAGTCGATGGACCGCCAGATCGGCATTCGCGAGATCTTCAACCCGGAGCTGAACTTCGACCCGGACAAGCTCAACGACGAGATGCTGCAGACCTACGACATGGTCCAGCAGCAGATGATCGCGACGGGTGCAGACTACAAGCACGTCGAGATCCCGCTGAAGCTCTACGACGCCGTCCGCGAGATCTACCCGGTCTCCCGCCCGCCGTTCCGGGCAAGGTGTTTCGATGTGCAGCTCATCGGCGGCATAGTCCTGGCCGAAGGCAAGATCGCGGAGATGAAGACGGGCGAGGGCAAGACCTTCGTCGCGCCGCTGGCCGCATTCCTGCGGGCGCTGCGTGGGCAGCACACGCACGTCGTCACCGTCAACGACTACCTCGTCAAACGCGACGCCATGTGGACCCGGCCCGCGTTCGAGCACCTCGGCTTCAGCGTCGGCTACCTCCAGCAAACCCTCATGCCCGGCGGCAAGGGACGCAAGGACGCCTACGCCTGCGACGTCACCTACGGCACGAACAGCGAGTTCGGCTTCGACTACCTGCGTGACAACATGAAGGAACGGGCTGACCTGCAGGTGCAGGGCCCGCTGGACTTTGCGATCATCGACGAGGTCGACTCGATCCTGATCGACGAGGCCCGCACGCCGCTGATCATCTCCGGCGAGGCCAACACCGGCGCGCCCAAGTACCGCGAGGCCGACGAGGTCGCGCTTCACATCATGGACCTGGCCCGTCCGTGGCAGAAGGCCCAGGACGAGGTCGACGCGGCCAAGCGTCTCATCAAGGGCGCTGAGAGCGACCTCGACAAGGCGTCGTCGAAGGAAGACAAGAAGAAGGCCGAAGACAAGCTCGCCACGGCCAACAAGCAGCTCGACGCCGCGCTCGACAAGCAGGCGGAAACCGTCCAGTACTACGAGGTCGAGATGGACAAGAAGTCCGTCCACCTCACCCACGAAGGCATCGCCGCCGCCCAGGAGAAAGCCGGCGTCGGCAGCTTTTACGTCGGCGACAACATGGACTGGCCGCACCTGATGGAACAGGCGATGCGGGCCCACGTCGTGTACGAGCGGGACAAGGACTACGTCGTCGAGCCGAACCAGCGAACCGGCACGATGGACGTCGTCATCGTCGACGAATACACCGGCCGCAAAATGGTCGGCCGGCAGTGGTCGGACGGCCTCCACCAGGCGGTCGAGGCCAAGGAGAACGTCCCGATTAAGAAGGAGACGCAGACGATGGCCACCATCACGCTGCAGAACTTCTTCAAGCTCTACAAGGCCCTGGCCGGCATGACCGGCACCGCCCAGACCGAGGCCGAGGAGTTCGCCAAGATCTACAAGCTCGAGGTCGTCTCCATCCCGACGAACCGCCCGGTCGTCCGCCTCGACTTCACCGACCTCGTCTACCGCACCGAGCCCGAAAAGTGGGACGCGATCCTCGACGACATCAAAAAGAACTCTGATGCCGGTCGCCCCGTGCTCGTCGGCACGACATCGGTCGAAAAGAGCGAGTTCCTCAGTCGTCTGCTCAAGCAGAAGTACGGCATCGACCACGAAGTCCTCAATGCCAAGCAGCACGAGCGCGAGGCCCACATCGTCGAGAACGCTGGCAAACAGCACAAGAACAAGCAGGGTCAGCTCGTTGGCAACGTCACCATCGCGACGAACATGGCCGGGCGTGGCACGGACATCAAGCCGTCGCCCAGCACGTTCTACGAAGTCAAGAGCCGCGACGGCGACGTGAAGCTCGAACAGCGTGAGACCGGCACCGAGGTCGTCATCCCGGCCGACGACATCCAGCTGCGTGAGGCTTTCCAGGTCGACTCTGGCCACGACGTCGTCGGCGGACTGCACGTCGTCGCGACCGAGCGGCATACTTCACGCCGCATCGACGACCAGCTCCGCGGCCGATCGGGTCGGCAGGGCGATTCTGGTTCGTCCCGGTTTTACGTCAGCCTGGGCGATCCGCTGATGAAGATGTTCATGCCCGAGTGGGCGACGAACGTCCTCAAGAAGGCCGGGCTCGAGTACGGCGAGCCAATCGAGAGCAAGCTCGTCACACGGCAGATCGCCGGTGCTCAGAAGAAGGTCGAAGAACGCAACTTCCTCAGCCGAAAGAGCCTGCTGGAGTACGACGAGGTCATGGACCACCAGCGGCTGCAGTTCTACGGCCTGCGGCAGAAAGTGCTCGAAGGTCGCGAGATCGACAGCGTCATCTGGGACATGATCGGCGAAAGCATCGGCGACGCCGTCGATCGCTACATCGGCCAGGACTACAGAGCCGGCGTCCTCGCAGAATGGGGCCGAAATACGTTCCAGACGCAGCTCGACACCGAAGACCTCATCGGCCTGCGTCGGTTCGAGGACGTCCGAGATCTCTACAAGCAGAAGGCCAAGAACGACGTCCGCGACACCATCCGCTCAACGCTCGGCGAGTTCATGGGCGAGGACCGCACCGACCGTTCCATGTGGGACACGCGCGGCCTCCGCACCTGGGCCAAGAGTCGGTACGGCGTCGAGCTCTCGACGGCACAGATCAACCAGATCGAAGCCGACGACCTCGAAGAGCGCCTCGCCGAATCGGCGTACGAGGGCATCGACAGCATCGACACGACGCCCGTCCAGCCGTTCCTGGAGCCGCTCTACCCGGCCAACGAGCTTTGCCGCTGGGCCAACGAGAAGTTCGCAATCGGACTCCAGGCCGAAGAGCTGATGCTCGACAGCGAGCGCAACCTCTCGCGGCCGGTTGAGGAGATCATCGACCTCATCGAGAAGCGGGCACGCGACGCCTACGCGAAGCGCGAGGTGACGTTCCCCGTCGAGCACGTCGTCGGCCTCGCCAGCGGTGGGCAGGCGGAAATCGCCGACGAACAGGCGGCCGGCTACCTTGTCACGTGGGCCAAGTACAAGTACGACCTCGACCTTACGATCGACCACGTCCGTGAGCTCGGCACCGGCGGCATTCGAGATCGCCTGCTGGCTGAGCAGGAGTCGTACCTGCAGGACGCGTCGCGCCTCGAATCCGTCGCCGACGCGATCCTCGCCGAGGGCGGCACCGATCCGAAGAAGCTGTCGGCCGCGTATCAGAAGCGGTTCGGCCTGCCGCTCGACGAGAGCGAACTCGACCCGGCCCGGCTCGGCGAGAGTGCCAAGGGCGTCAAAGAGCGCGATCGCGACGGCGACGGCAAGGTCGACCAGCGCGACATCCTGCTGCGACGAGGGCGCTATGCGATCCGCAAGGAGCTGACCGACCTGGAGCAGTTCGTGCTGATCAACATCTTCGACCAGGCATGGAAGGATCACCTCTATGCGATGGACGTCCTCAAGGGCGGCATCGGCATGCAGGCGTTCGCCGAGCGCGATCCGCGGATCGCGTACAAGCGCGAGGGCTTCCGCTACTTCCGCCAGATGATGGAAGAGGTGCGGGATCGAGTGACCAATCTCATCTTCCGCGTCCAGGTCCAAGGCCGAGCCGCCCCGCAGGCGCAGGACGCGTACGGCGAGACGAAGGCCAGCCACGCCGAGGTCGACGACAACGCCGCCCTCGCGACAGCGTCTGCCCCGGCAGAGACGCAGACCAACCAGCCCCAGCCCGCCGCCGAGGCACCGGAGGAAAAGGGTGCGGGCAAGCGTCAGCCAAAGAAGGACCGCAACAAGAAGCCCAAGCGGAAGTGACGCCCTCAGCGTCACGTCAAACGTGCTGAGTCGGCGGCCGGCTCTACGCTCGGGTCGTGCAGGCACTTTCGGCGACACGATTGGCTGGGCTGTGGCTCGGCGGTGTCGTGGTCATTGTGCTCGTCATCGCATTGGGCGTGCTCGTCGGGACGACGTCGGTCGGTTGGCCGAGTGGTTGGGTACTCGAATACCGGCTGGGGCGATCGTGCCTTGCAGCGTTCGTCGGCATCGCGTTGGCAACAGCCGGCGTGGGATATCAGGCCGTTCTGCGGAATCCGTTGGCCGAGCCGTACCTGCTGGGCGTGAGCGGTGGGGCAGCGCTGGCGGTGTTCGCGTGGTCGCTGCCGGGCGTCGTCCTCGGCGGTTGGCTCGCGACGGTCGGCCGTGAGGTCGCCGGCTTCGTCGGCGGGATGGCGGCGGTGGCGATGGTGCTGACGTTGGCCGGCGTACGGGGGCGACTCGACCCGAGCCGACTGCTGCTGGTCGGCGTCGTCGTCGGCATCTTCGCGGGCGGGCTGTTCGCACTGCTCGTCCAGCTGACCCGTGAGCCGAGCGGCGGCGCGATGTCGTTCCTCTTCGGCCGCATCGGCGATCCGACCACCGGCGAGCTCGTGCGCCTCACCATCGTCACGGCGGTGCTCGTCGCGACGCTCGCACTGCTGTCCGGCCCTGCCGCGATGCTCGCCGCGGGTGAGGAAGAGGCGCGGGCGTCCGGCGTGCGGGTCGACGCGTCGCGCTGGGCGATTGTCATCGTCGCCAGCTTGCTCGCCTCGACCGCGACCGCCGCCAGTGGGCCGATCGGATTCGTCGGGCTGATGGCGCCGCACCTGGCGCGCCTCGTCGTCGGCGTCGACGTGCGACGCGTCCTGCCGACCGCCGCGGCGATCGGGGCCGGGCTGCTGGTTTTGAGCGACGCCCTGGGCCGGTTGTCGGCGATGCTGCTCGGCTCCGAGATCGCGGCAGGTGTCGTGACGAACCTCATCGGCGGGCCGTTCTTTCTCCTGCTGCTGTCCCGCACGACGAGGAGGACCGGCCGATGACGCAGCTGCTGCAGGCTGACAACGTCCACGTCGAGTTCGACGGCCGCCGCGTCGTCGACGGCGTGTCGCTGCAACTCGACTCGGGCGAGATCGTCGCGCTCGTCGGACCCAACGGTGCGGGCAAGAGCACGCTGCTGCGGGCCGTGCGATTCGGCCTCGGCAGTGGTGACGTCGCGTGGTTCGGCAAGCCGCTCGCTGACTGGCCGGGCCGGCGGCTCGCCCGGCAGATCGGCTGGCTCGCCCAGGAGCCTGCGTTCGAACCGCGGCAACGCGTCGTCGACTGCCTCGCCGGGGGACGAGCGGCCCACTGGGGTCCATTCGGCGTCGAGTCATCCGCTGACCGACAGGCCGTCGCCGACGTGGCTGATCGACTGTCGCTCAAGCCGTGGCTGCAGCGTCCTGTCGACGAACTCAGCGGCGGCGAGCGTCGACGTGTGCTGCTGGGCCGGACGCTCGTCCAGATCGAAACGTCCGACGAGGCGGCGGTGCTGCTGGACGAGCCGGATGCGTTCCTCGATCTCGTCCGCGTCGCCGAGCTCGCAGCGACGCTGCGCGACCAGGCGTCCCGCGGCCGTGGCGTCTTGCTGGCCAGCCACGATCTCAACCTCGCCGCCGCGGTTGCGGATCGCGTCGTGCTCATGGCAAGCGGCCGCGTCGTCGCTTCCGGCGAGCCGTCGGACGTGCTGTGCGCCGACCAGCTCCAGGAGGCGTACGGCGACGCCGCGGAAGTGCATGCAGTGGACGGAAGACGCGTCGTCATCCCGCGGCTCCCTCCGTCATCCTGAGCGAGCGCAGCGAGTCGAAGGACCTCGCTTGAACGCTTGCGCAGAACCAGGCGAGTTCCCTCGGCTGCGCTCGGGATGACGGATTCGTCTTTCCCGCTACGTCTACCCTCGCTCATGTCACGCCCGGCATTAGACGAGCGACTCGACGCCGCGACAAAGACGCTCGTCGAGAGCATCCGGCAGTCGCCCAAGCTGCACCGGCTGGGCGAGGGCTTCCTGCCGAACCGTGAGACGGTCCACCAGTCCGTCGCGACGATGCTCCAGCTCGTCTTCCCCGGCTACTTCGGCCGGCAGGGGCTGACCGATGCCGAGCTCCCGTACCACGTCGGCGGCCTCGTTAACCGCCTGATGGACGAGCTGTTCGAGCCGGTCCGCTACTGCCTGCGGTTCCGCGAGCACGCCGGCGACTGCGAGGAGACGGCCCAACGCTGCGACGCCGAGGCCGAGCGCGTCGTCGCGGTCTTCGTCGATCGCCTGCCGGCCGTGCGGGCACTGTGCGCGAAAGACGTCGACGCCCACTTCGCCGGCGACCCGGCCGCAGGCAGCACCGAGGAGATCATCTTCAGCTACCCCGGCCTGCTCGCGGTCACGGTGCAGCGGCTGGCTCATGAGTTGTACAAGCTCGACGTGCCGCTATTGCCGCGGATCATGACCGAGTTCGCCCACGCTCGCACCGGCATCGACATCCACCCGGGCGCGTCGCTTGGGGAGGCGCTGTTCATCGACCACGGCACCGGCGTCGTCGTCGGCGAGACGTGCGTCATCGGGCAGCGGTGCAAGATCTACCAGGGCGTCACGCTCGGAGCCCTCGCGCCGGCCAAGGGCCAGGAGCTTCGCGGCGTGCGTCGGCATCCTCGCATCGGCGACGACGTCGTCCTCTACGCCGGGGCCACCATCCTCGGCGGCGAGACGGAGATCGGCGATCGCTCCACGGTCGGCGGCAACGTCTTCCTCACGCAGAGCGTCCCACCCGACACCCGCGTCGTCGCTGAGGCTCCGCGTCTCAAGTACCGCAACGGGCAGACGACCCGCGAGAGCGAGACCGTGCCGCTCGACTTTCAGATTTGATGTCGTCGTGCGTGATGATCGGACGTGCGTCCGACCGATAACGATTTCAGACAGCCGTGGGACTGCGACCCCGCGGCAGTGTCTTCCGTGAGGCGACGACGTCCATCGTTGCCGGTCGACGTGGCGCTGGCGGCATCGACTGATGTCCGGGCGCTGCGTGCACGACTTCCGTTGCGTCGGGCATGTTGCCCGATCCGTTGCCGACCGCGGGGCCACTTTCGAGTGGCCTCTCGGTCTTTTGGCCTGTTTAAAGTCAGGGCGTGGGTTTCGCGTCGCCGCTGTGGTTCCTCGGATTGCTGCCGATCGTTGCGGCGATTTGGTTTGTTCGTCGAGGTGATGGCGGCCGCGTGGTGGTGCCGGCGACGCGCTTTTGGAAAGGGCTGTCGACCGAATCGTCTGGTACGACCGATCGCCGTCCTCCGTGGCGTGCGATCTGGCTGCTGCTCGCCGCGGCCTTCGCCATCCTCGCCGCAGCTGGGCCGCAGATCAGGCGAGCGCAAAACGTGACGATGCCGCCACAGACAACACCGACCGAGGACGTTGCCCTGCTGCAGGCGTTTGCCAGCGATCGCGGCCTGCGACTGGTCATCGATGCGCAGGTCGAGTCCCCGACGTCTGTCGAGGTCGTGGCTGGCGATGTTGTTGAAACGCTCACGATCGAGCCGGGCCTGTCACATCACCGCCTGCCACCGTCGGGCGCGGAGTCGGTTTCGCTGCGAATCGCGGACGGGCAGAGCGACAACAACACGGCCCTGATCGTCCGCGGCGACGACAGGCCACGCCTCGGCCGGGGGCTCGACCTTCCGTCGTCCCTGCTTCGTTTCGCCGACGCGTTCGAAGCGTTGAAACCGCCGTCCGACCGAACGGTCGTCCTGGCCATTACGCCGAATCGTGACACCCGATGGCCGACGATCAGCCTCGCGACTGTCGATTCCGAAGCGACATTCCCGATCACGATCGCCGATTTCGAGCCCGCATTCGGCGTCCGGTGGGATCGCCTGAACGATCTTCAATTGACGAGCGAACCGCTGCCCGAGCGCGACGAGGTGGTCGTATCCGACGCGACAGGCCGGCCGATGGTGGCGGTCGACCGCCGAAAACGTCACGTGTGGATCGGCTTCCGGAGCGAAGAGTTCACAAAAACCGGTGATTTCGTCCGCTTCTGGGCCGACATGATCACCTGGGCCGACGAGCAGCCGGTGGTGCGACGTCAGATTGGCCTAGACACCGAAGCCGTCGCGGCGGGCGAGCTGTTCAGGTCGAGCGCCGTTCGGACCGATGCACGACCAGTGGCTCTGCTTCTGGCGCTCGTGGCGACACTACTCGCCGGGGCGACGGGAGCACGACGGGGCGTTTGACTCGCCAAAGGGCCACGTTTAGCGTTCGCCAGGCCCATTCCCGCGGCTCAAACCCCATCATGTTCGATCCCGCTACGACCGGCACCGCCGCTGC
The nucleotide sequence above comes from Planctomycetota bacterium. Encoded proteins:
- the rsfS gene encoding ribosome silencing factor, producing the protein MVSETRSEELHEVATSEPEQEQLQQVRSDRIERAIAFAKEAAKLCADLKCRDVRVLDVSKVSPVTDVLVLATGASPRQMRAVAEQVVEAAEPYDLSPMSSFKRSEADDRWIALDLIDVVVHLFDEEARGFYDLDGLWGDTPEVKWFEHEVAGSAAPSS
- the atpG gene encoding ATP synthase F1 subunit gamma encodes the protein MAKARAILKRRKAVKNIRKITKTMQMIATAKFQKSLKRATGTKPYTAKIRELVEELAATVGNVEHPLLKRVTPDNKVGRIALVVLTSDRGLAGAYNGSVLRAADRFLRGCDNANSEVDLHIAGKKGVAYFKFQGREMDDQIVIGDEPTSEKVRPLAERLISDFCEGRVDAVYVAYMNFISTGVQRPEVSALLPLSGVKELVDDLAQQAAERDAQIAAGMLDATNVGDVDASAEEVVTTGEVEYDFSPSAEELLGELLPLTVKSAFLQCFLDATTSEHVARMVAMKSATDNADKMGKALQLQYNRARQSQITTELSEIMGGVEAMG
- a CDS encoding iron ABC transporter permease, whose translation is MQALSATRLAGLWLGGVVVIVLVIALGVLVGTTSVGWPSGWVLEYRLGRSCLAAFVGIALATAGVGYQAVLRNPLAEPYLLGVSGGAALAVFAWSLPGVVLGGWLATVGREVAGFVGGMAAVAMVLTLAGVRGRLDPSRLLLVGVVVGIFAGGLFALLVQLTREPSGGAMSFLFGRIGDPTTGELVRLTIVTAVLVATLALLSGPAAMLAAGEEEARASGVRVDASRWAIVIVASLLASTATAASGPIGFVGLMAPHLARLVVGVDVRRVLPTAAAIGAGLLVLSDALGRLSAMLLGSEIAAGVVTNLIGGPFFLLLLSRTTRRTGR
- a CDS encoding ABC transporter ATP-binding protein, which encodes MTQLLQADNVHVEFDGRRVVDGVSLQLDSGEIVALVGPNGAGKSTLLRAVRFGLGSGDVAWFGKPLADWPGRRLARQIGWLAQEPAFEPRQRVVDCLAGGRAAHWGPFGVESSADRQAVADVADRLSLKPWLQRPVDELSGGERRRVLLGRTLVQIETSDEAAVLLDEPDAFLDLVRVAELAATLRDQASRGRGVLLASHDLNLAAAVADRVVLMASGRVVASGEPSDVLCADQLQEAYGDAAEVHAVDGRRVVIPRLPPSS
- a CDS encoding serine O-acetyltransferase, yielding MSRPALDERLDAATKTLVESIRQSPKLHRLGEGFLPNRETVHQSVATMLQLVFPGYFGRQGLTDAELPYHVGGLVNRLMDELFEPVRYCLRFREHAGDCEETAQRCDAEAERVVAVFVDRLPAVRALCAKDVDAHFAGDPAAGSTEEIIFSYPGLLAVTVQRLAHELYKLDVPLLPRIMTEFAHARTGIDIHPGASLGEALFIDHGTGVVVGETCVIGQRCKIYQGVTLGALAPAKGQELRGVRRHPRIGDDVVLYAGATILGGETEIGDRSTVGGNVFLTQSVPPDTRVVAEAPRLKYRNGQTTRESETVPLDFQI
- a CDS encoding BatA domain-containing protein codes for the protein MGFASPLWFLGLLPIVAAIWFVRRGDGGRVVVPATRFWKGLSTESSGTTDRRPPWRAIWLLLAAAFAILAAAGPQIRRAQNVTMPPQTTPTEDVALLQAFASDRGLRLVIDAQVESPTSVEVVAGDVVETLTIEPGLSHHRLPPSGAESVSLRIADGQSDNNTALIVRGDDRPRLGRGLDLPSSLLRFADAFEALKPPSDRTVVLAITPNRDTRWPTISLATVDSEATFPITIADFEPAFGVRWDRLNDLQLTSEPLPERDEVVVSDATGRPMVAVDRRKRHVWIGFRSEEFTKTGDFVRFWADMITWADEQPVVRRQIGLDTEAVAAGELFRSSAVRTDARPVALLLALVATLLAGATGARRGV